Within Malus domestica chromosome 04, GDT2T_hap1, the genomic segment TTTGCAGGAGCATGGAGAGGATCGTGAAGGCATAGGCGCTGAGGGACAACAGCATGAGCTCCAGCATGTCAAGCAACAGGATGATGAAGATCAACCTGGACAAACGGAATCATGGACGAGCAGCGAGAAGTTTGGGAGAGGTCGCTGGGTATGGTGTGAGGAAGAAGGACGGTGTCGGTCTTCTGAGCAACGAGGTGGGATTCTCGGGTCATCAGCGTAGGCGAGTGGCTCCAGTCCGATAAGATCTGGTCGGGTCGACTTCGGGTCGTGTCGTGCAAGGACCGGTGCGAGATCCGGCTGGAGGATCCGAACTCCAGCGAGCTGTTCGCCGCCTACTTCGTGCTCAAGATCGAGGATGGCACCGGGAAGCACACCTTCATCAGACTAGGATTCGCGGAGCGGAACAAGACTTTCGATTTCAACGTGGCGCTTTCGGACCATGAGAAGTACGTGAAGAAGGAGCACGAGAAGGAGAGCAATGGCGGCGAAACCAGCGACGACTGCCATATCGATATTCATCCCGCTGTCAATCATAGATTGAAAGAAGGTGAGACGATAAGGATAAATGTGAAGCCGAAGCCGCAGCCGACGAGTGGGGCCGGGATGTTGTCCTCATCTGGTATTGGGTTGAAGCGGGGACCGGAGGCGGTTCATTTCCTGCAGGAATGTTATGGAAGAAACGGTGGAGAGTGGGGAAATGGGCGGGACGAGCTGTTGCTTCAtaataatatcatcaacatCCGCCTCATTTACTGTTTTCTGGAAAACAATCAGGAAGAGTTGGGTCAGGACCCGGGGATTCGCGGAGGCACGGCAGTCCAGTGTGACCACGCTGACCGTCGGCCGCGTGTCGATTAAGTCTCGTCTGAGCACGACGTACTGAACCAGGACGTCCATAGTGTTGGACTTTGGGATATCCGAAGTGGCTTCTGAACAAATTTTGAACCAACAACTTTCTCCGATGAAGGTAGCAGTTGTATGATTAGCAACAAGCTTTGGTAACATGGTTTTACCGGTTCCAGGCGGACCATAGAGTAATATACACCACGTGGGGGGATCTATTCCAATCTGGGCCAGGATCGACAATGGCGAAAGCTACAAAATGTTGCAGACGGTGGGTGCGGTGTCGATCGAGAGAAAAACGGGCCTGGGCTGGTGCGTTTTGTTGCACCTGGGCCTAgacatatacacatatatatatttcctttttttttttttttttttttttttttttgtaaatacataaaacatgtatctctctttttttttttttttttttttttttgtacaaagaaattgtaatagcatcaaaacttttaataaaatttcttattctttattttgatgtgactgaactcgaataTTGAATGCtcgagttgcctacgtacccttccaaagaagagatcaagtcgtaacgtagttcaaaatgcatacatatttttttttgggtattttctttttgtgccgtttgcagttttaactcatgcaggcaaggagtgttggtgccgtgttgcagttttagctcgtgcaggcaaggagcgttggtgtcgccttttatgctcgtgcagaccaggagcgttggtgttgccttttatgctcgtgcagaccaggagcgtttggttcgtgcagtttaggctcgtgcgaacaaggagcattgttggttcgtcaagcgatccGAGAGAgttgttcctcgcaatcttcatagcaaggagccttgaccgcgtgattgaagaagtcttcgggtaaaaagtcgcgcatcgtgatggcaacagacgatctttgtgtcgtaatttcatcatcttcaacacgttcacgttgctttgaaggttgacaagagctgctttgccccctttccgattggcggacttgtggaggagacgtatgcttcttgtgcaatttcttaggagtgacttgagtccatccttcaattttgcttgtcttggacgatgcccccagcggttgaggtgaaaactttgagtcggaagagccagaagtgaaggtggtatagtttgacttcgccacttcgtcaagatctagctcgatgattcctttctgagccagcttcatgatgagatctttcagcacgaaacatttttctgtcggatgactgatgaagcggtggaatttacagtaccttggactgtcggtgcgattcatctcttctggccgtttgcactcaggcaaaccaatcaccttcttgtccaacaggtcatctagcatggcaaccacatcagagtcggggaatggataagtcttctcctcaagctccttcaaagtgcgtctacgcgtctcttgatcacgaaaagcttcggtttgaatcgccttgcctcgtgtggatattttgacgggagatgtgttgaccgtcatcgcttccttggtgggtttccatgcaaccttttccacctttgtcccaagagctttgtcgttcttgtagtcgacgatcggttctttcttcccatgatgggcgatgctcaactccatgtcatgggcgcgagtggccaattcctcgaaggtccgcggtttaatgccttgaaggatgtattacaaaccccattgcatgccttggatgcacatctcgattgaagaggtttccgagagcctgtctttacagtcgaggcttagagtgcgccatctgttgatgtagtcaatgactggctcgtccttccactgttttatgctcgttagctctagcatactcacagtgcggcgggtgttatagaagcggttgaggaattccctttccaattgctcccagctgttgatggactcaggctctaggtccgtgtaccactcaaaggcatttcctttcagcgagcgcacaaactgcttggcgaggtagtctccctccgtccccgcgttgttgcaagtttcgacgaaatgtgcaacgtgctgctttgggtttccttttccatcaaactgcatgaactttggtggttgataaccccttggcatccttagggcatcaatcttcttggaatagggcttcgagtagaacaaggaggtatgtgagctcccttcgtactgtgccttgatggtgttggtgatcatctcctgcagctgctggatagaaagagatcccatgagtgccgctgcttggtctggctccggcttcccatcgattttcttcaccgggggttcttcatctccgccagctcctccctttagtggatcatcctctgggtcgggtttatcgccgtcctgcgcctccagtcggttgactagtgctgcaatttgcaagtctttttcttccacagttcgggttagccttgcgatcgcttcattcatttgagccagctgctcatcgattgaagttgctccaatggtcatgacttgcatggctgaactgtcgcttgaatcggcatcggagagcatggattcagagtatttccttgggctttccccccttggtgcccttagtgaggctaaggtgatcaaaggctcgtgccttgggtgcttttgttcccttggcagagttgatgcagaggtgaaagaggcggcagaagtagctcttgccatgctttgagtcgtgatgcccaaagtgacaccagttgcgacgaggacgcttttgttctttgcgccggttgcggaacagtttgagccttccttgatgccattaattttggaagtgcgcttgaatttcttgaacggagaaagagatgagaggcagagattgtcccactgggcgtgccaatttgtgaacacgaaaaattcctgaaacgaaagagacaagaaacgacgtgcacaaacaaatatttgtatttgatgattttgggttacaatctctctctattttgatcctctgattcgatctccgtaaggtattgatttgtggatgtttccttgatccaagggccgtcgaggcttgatcttggatgaactgttggaagtttcttcaaggggtcgtgggcttgatctttgaaggtggatttgagcggatcttcaaaggggcttttgggcttgatctttgaagaacagtgacgaacggatctccaagggcttttgggcttgatcttgaagaacagtgatgaacggatcttcaagggcttttgggcttgatcttgaagaacggttggatgtgtggatttgtcgacgttgttgatccaaagggccgttggggcttgatcttggatgaacggatgatgaacgatggtgctttcttcaagggccgtcggggcttgatcttgaattggtggatggttgatccaaggggccgttggggcttgatcttggaagaacgatgaacgaagaacgaagaaggctttcttgattcttcgggaacctggatgcttgagagcttcggagtttcaaagcttcagagcttcaaggtgtaatatgaattggttccttttaaatgaatgaattagccttctatttatagaattttccaaggcttaattttgaatataatatcccagatgaaataagtcgtttctgccagatgttgacatgtgtcctatttgatgacttttccaactcatttcaattttcgtttagtcacacgctacgtgtaaaatttatgtaatacatgagcgttgacactttgatttatcggtcaacatttatttaccgaaatttcgatgtctacaataagttttaagtatatttttaatatatctatacgtgaaaaaaatatgtattgaAGACTTTTATTGAgacatttttaatagaaagattttttttttaaatactgatAATAAGGAAATGAggaattagttaattatttttttttattttattaaaaaaatgtcatTTAATGCGTAGAAGGGGATTGACGAAATTAAATTCATATATTATAGGCAATTAGTTGCTAAGCTAACTTATGCCTCtatataaatgcatttaaattaagaaaaattaatgaaatgataattaaataaatagaaaattattGAGGTGGCAATTGATCAAAGCACCTTAATCAAATCTTTAAAAGGGGTGCATGTTTAATCTAACAACTATAGAAAAAATGTAGGGCattctaattttcccaaaaaaattctttcaaaaataataatgaatttTATAGCACAAAACCAAAGAAATATTAGTCCAAGAAACCAAAGAAATTTAATAGCAACTCCAGTGATAAAATTAAGAGACGGTGTTGGAAATGTCACAAGTTCGGCCATTATGCTAATGATTGTattgtcaagaaaacaataaaacaattaaaaatttcagaAGAAGAACCCCTATTTGGATAATACACATTCAGTTAACCGACTGATTCTAATTGTTTTGTTCCGAAGCAAAGATATCCACAGGACGGTTCGTCCTATTTAGATATTCACGACCAAGAAGTACTGGATTCTCTTTCAGATAGGCCCTAAAAGGAGAAGGACGGCTGAAATGCCAACAAGCGTCTCACAAGATAAATTAATCAAAGTTCTAGAATTAAGAAACACAGATTCCAATAAAAATTCCTCTGAACGAATTGAATCGAGAAAGGAGATTTGTGTGATCGTGTTGGAAGAAAGCTTCTGAAGAGCTCCCTGTCTCACTCTCTAGTGCTTTGATTGTTAAGAAAAGAGCTTGAACTTTTTGTACTGTTTGACTATTTTTTTCGCGAGTATTTTTAGTGGCGTTTGATTATCATTCTGTTTAGGGCGTTTGTTTGTTCTTGTACATATTTCttattttggaagaagaaaatataTACCTTGTTGTACATacaagtttgtaaacttatgaGTGCAAGAGATATGAGGGTCCTTTCATGGCATATCAAGAGTTTATCAGTAAAATATGTAATTTTAGAGTGTGGTTTTATCTCTCAAGCTATAGTTTGCCAGGACTTTTCATAGAACAACTTACTAGTCGTCGATGTCTGATTTGTCATTTGTTTCGaacaatgaaatttgaaccaaataaaaacaaagtgaCTCAATTGAAGTGAAATTTGTAGGTATATATTGCAGATTATTGAGAGCTTACAAGTATCAGACATACATTACTTCTAGTTGGCTTGCTGCCACTCTACTCAAATAAACTAAACTCTCTAAAATAAAATCTGCAGCTTTTGAAAGCTAATGAATCAAATGCAGTTAAATGCACACATTATTCGTGTCAAATCTAGGCGAAAATAAGAGAATTTGATGCAGGCAGGATATTGCTTTGTCTCAAAGGGATGGCTCGTGGAATCTTGTAGTTGCCAACGAAGAAAGGATGCCGTAGTGCCTCAGCAGCAGTAGGCCTCGCGGAAGGGTCCCaagaacaaagggaagaaatcaGCTGGATGGCAGATCTGCTTGCAGAAGGAATCATCGCAGATAGACCAACCCCGCCAATTTTTGGAAACTGATAGTTCAAGTTTTGGGCAAGAAGCTGTCCCTCTGGCCATGACTCCCAAGTGGGACTGCCTATAACACTGCAAATCTTGAACATCTGATCATCAGCACTTTCACCGGGAAATAGAGGCCGGAATGAAAACATCTCCGCTATGATGGCACCCATTGCCCACATATCGACCTTAGGACCATACAAGCCTGACCGAAGCAACACCTCAGGAGCACGATACGGACGAGTAGTGACGTAGTCTGTATAGGGAGGAGGTGAATCAATCTCCTTAGCCGAACCCAAATCTGCAATCTTGACCACACGCCCACCATCCTTAACCAACACATTAGCGGGCTTCAAATCACGGTGGAAATAGCCGTTTCTGTGCATATAAGCCAGGCCCTGAAACATCTGAAAGCAGATGCTTCTAACTTCTTCCTCGGTGAATTTGGTTCGCCTTTTCATCATAAGATCAAGCAGACTGCTCTGCATATACTCGAAGACAAGGAATGCAGAATCGTTTTCGAAGATGACATCCTTCAACTGGACAATGTTGGGGTGCCTGAGCTTGGAAAGGGACTGAACTTCCGGTAGGCTTAGGCACTGCTCAAAGGAACTGAATGTCTCCCTCAGATACTTGACTGCAACGACTTCACCCGTCGGTTGGTGCTGCGCCTCAAATACCGTTCCGAAAGAACCACCGCCTAGTTGCTTAGTAATCCAAAACTTGTCCATGATCGGGTCGTAACTCGTAAGGAACCGAACCAACCCTCCAACAGTTAATGTCGGGCTAAACTAAACCCCTCAACGCCAAGGAACTAATTGCGATCTCTGAGGGAAACCCTAGAACGTATGAACAATTGAACACTGAGAACAGAAGACTTGAAAGTTGAGAGCTTTTGAAataacgagagagagagaagcaagTTGGTAATTGTGGTTTGAGATTCGGGAAATTATGGAAAGTGTGGAAATTAGGGTTCCAATTTGTAGCTTCTTTCATTCCATTATCTCCCGATTGAACAAGGAAACGCGGCAAGCAAGCTCACGTGGCTTAATTGTATTGGAAATTCGATTCGTGTAACGCAAGCAACCTCACTCTCCCAGTTGCTAGTTGCTAGTTGCTACTTAACTCCACTGCGATAAGGAAAGGGCTTTTTCGTAAATTTGATTTTACTTTGGGCACAAGATAGGATTTTCCAACGGTCAGGAttttccaaaactccttttcaCATGGATCAATAGCTGTTAACGGTCCAGATATTATAAAACATGGCCGTGTGAAACCATGGTGTAAAAAATGAAAACGGTTTAAATTTCGTGAACCGTAGATGGGCTGGGCCCACAAGGATTATCCTCAACGGAAAAGGAGAGACAGAATATAACAAAACCCAACCCCCCCTCACAGCtgctctctctcgctctctctctctctctctctctggtggCGCTCTGAAATGTCCCAAAAGCAAACCCTAGCAGCCTGGCGGTTCGTCATGATCATCGACCTATAAAACTCGCCCTAGGGCTTGTAAATCGTTGCTGCTTTCACAAATTGCACGGGGATTCTCTCTGACGGATTCTGATTTTCTCGATTTTGGCGTGTCGGAAGCTTTCTCGGAGTTCGTGCGACCCAAACAATCGGTGATTTCGAAGCGACGATCTGGTCAATCAGTCGGCAAATTAATTCCACCGATATCGATTCTTCAACCTAGGGCTTTCTGATTCTCTCAGACTCTTCGTTAAGGATCGGTGAGAACGCTTCGTATCGATAAGCGTAGGCAGAGGGCTTTTTCTGATTTCACGGAGATCTGTTAAATTCGAAGGAGATTGGATCGGCGGCGGACGGAGGGTGGAGAAACCTAATTTAATTACGAGCATCGCCATCTGTTCGACGATCGGTTTCTCAAGGATTCGAATCGAACTGAAAGAGCTGAGATTGGTGCTGTTGACGGCGGCGAAGAAGCTTCGGAAGAGCTGTCAATCTGTCTCTCCCCTTGCGGTGGTTTGGTTGTTCCATCTCAATAGAATAATCGAAGGAAAAAAAGAGCTTGAATTTTTTGTACTGTTTGATTATAGCAGCTTTTTTTCTTGGAGTTGAATATAAGGCCGTATAATTTTTTTGGCCTTCGATTATTTGTTTGTTCTTGTTTGTGGTGTTATACATATTTCATATTttggaaggaaaaagaaaaaaaatttaccatGGCGGTGTATTATAAATTTAAGAGTGCAAAAGACTATGATTCTATTCCTATGGACGGCCCGTTCATCGCAGTTggtattttgaaagaaaaaatatatgaatCCAAGCACTTAGGGCGGGGTACCGATTACGACCTCGTCGTCACCAATGCCCAGACCAATGAAGGTTGGTTCTGATTTAGTTATTATTCCCTTCTGAACATGTTCTAATTAATCACAGATATGAGTCCTCACAGGTGATAGGAGAGTTTTTGTGTGTCAGAGTAGAGTGGTAGGATCGTCGTCTATGGTTTTGGGGAtttctaaaattttgttttagggtttttcttgattTAATTAACATTGGGGTCTCTAGTTGCCACAGTGTGCCTTGAAATTCAAGATAGTGATTGTGTATGGTGGTTTACTTTTGCCATTGAAAGAGAATTTTGACCACCACATTTTCTATGTTGAATTGACTCGACCTGAGTGGGGACTTGCTGTGTGAGGTTGAAATCTGGGTTCTTTAGGAATGGTTAATCTGACCAGAGCTTTCTAGGAACTATGGGTTACGTTGTGGGGAATCACATTTTGGTAGCTTTTATCCTTTCTTTCATGGATTAATATCGTTGCAATGTTTTATAGTCTTTATGTTCTGTGTTTTGTAATTTCAGAGTATCTTGATGAAGGGATGTTGATTCCAAAAAATACGTCAGTTTTGATACGCCGCGTACCTGGAAGGCCTCCGATGCCCATTGTTACTGATTCAGAGTACTATCTCAGATCCTTTAACTTCTCGTCTTTAGTTATATTGTCGCAAAATCCATGATCAATTTTGAGTTGTCAGTATTACTTTGTTCTTGTGTTTAATTAATCTGTGACATGGGTAGTCCCTGTTATTGTATCTTTGTTGGCATTAGTGCCATGTACTTCGATAGGGTATTGTGTTTCTTATACCCTTAGGGCAGATCTCAAGGGTTTGTTTAGTTAggcaatttttatttcttttgttgcaggcgaaaggtggaagatgaggtgGAGGACACTGAACCAGAAAGGACTAGCTTTCTGGCAGCTGAATCATCTGCCACGAAATATGTAAGTTTAAATATCCGCTAGTCCTCTTTGGTTTTAAGTGGTGTGGTCGTGCTTTGCTTTGTGCCATACCTTTTGTTGATCTTGTGTTTATTATGGCTTTGCAGCCTGGTGATCCAGATTGGGATGATTATGGGGATGATTTGTATGAAATTCCTGAAGTGCTGGCTGTGCAGACAAGCTATCAGGCTCCGGATGCGCAGCCAACTGATAAAGCTGATGAAGATAGCAAGATTAAGGCTTTGATCGACACTTCAGCCTTGGAATGGCAACAGTATGATGCTTTCAGTTTTATTAGTGCACTGCGATATGACAGTGATAGGTTTCTGGTCACTAATGTTGGATGATCTTTGTGTTTTTGCAGCCAAGGTCCTGACAGCTTTGGTCCTGGTAGAGGTTTTGGCAGGGGTGGAAGAATGATGAATGGACGTGGTATTGGTGAGTCTCTTTAGATtacattatttttgttttacgCTACATATCAATGCTCATCGAATCCGTGTCTCTTTCTCTATCAATTTTACATACTGACACTGATATCTATTTTCTTTAATTGAGGTCGCGGAGGAGGGGGTTTTGAGAGGAAAACACCTCCACAGGGATATATTTGTCATAGGTGTAAGGTGCCTGGTATGTTcattttccttctcctttttggAAGATAATGGATGTTTTGTGATAAGTGCTTAGATGAGGAATGTTCTAATATTTGACTTTTGTATGTGTGTCCAGGGCATTATATTCAGCACTGCCCTACGAATGGTGATCCAAATTTTGACATTAAAAGAGTTAAGCCACCCACTGGAATTCCTAAGTCCATGCTGATGGCAAACCCAGATGGCTCATATAAATTGCCAAGTGGTGATAAAGCTGTATTGAGGCCGAATGAGTAAgctgatttgattttgtatattTTATAGGCTTAGTTTCCAGTTTTTTCATAAAAGAAACTTACTTTTATATTTGATATGGAAACAGGGCTGCTTTTGAGAAAGAGATTGAAGGTTTACCATCTACACGTTCGGTTGGTGATCTACCGCCTGAGCTACACTGCCCATTGTGCAAAGAAGTGATGAAAGATGCTGTGCTAACGAGCAAGTGTTGCTTTAAAAGCTTTTGTGATAAGTGTAAGTTATGATGTAAATTTAATTGTCTAAATTTTGCAACATCTAAGGGAAGAAATTCAACTTTTTTCTCTCTTGTGATATTTTTGGTTTACCCTCATCTGGGTCATATGACGAGCCCTTTCGACATCTTATTACTTAACTGTGTATCCTGAACTCGTGTACCCGTATTGTCTATCATCTCAACTTTCTTTGTGCTTACACTGGATCATGTGTTAATCAGGTATCCGGAACTACATTATGTCCAGGTCAGTGTGTATCTGTGGGGCTACAAATACACTGGCAGACGATCTACTGCCAAATAAGACGCTCAGAGATACAATCAATCGCATCTTGGAATCTGGTGGTAACAGTAGTGCTGATAATGCTGGGAGTACATTCCATGTTCAAGGTTTGTTTTTCAGTGACGTGCCTTCTATTTCTGTTTAGACTTGAACATTGTTGTTATTACATCATGATTTGTAATATTTAGATATGGAGTCTGCTCGCTGTCCACAACCCAAGATTCCTTCCCCCACTGTATCTGCTGCAtcaaaaggagaagaaaaacaGTTACCTTTGAATGAAGAACCTCCAAAGATCCAGGAAACTGAAGATGAGGTAAAGCCTGTTCTTCCCCAGCAGCAGATTTTAGACAGAGTGAGAACTACAAAAGTAGTTGATGCATCTGAAGCCACACATGAGTCAATGAGTGTGAAGGAACCGGCATCACAAGGGAGTGCTCCACTGGTTGAGGAAGAAGTGCAGCAAAGGATGGCTTCTGGGGAGGCAGGTAATGTATTGGTCTGGGTATTATTGTTTCTTGATTCTGTTGGCCTACTATTCTATTTTAGAACTTTTTTCATGGAGCGTATCAAGTTCTGTgttatcttttgttttatttgacaTGTATTAGTAGGATAGATGTGTTGagtaaaattattttttccttgaaaattgaaaagaaatttgtagtGATCTCTTATTTGGGTTTTGATTGTATATTCGCTgcaggaaagaaaaggaaaaagaagaaaattcgaGTGCCTGCGACTGGTATGCCTTttctcttattttgtttttgtaaacATAGATGTCTCTGTTCAAGTTCTCTGCAGTAAATTATAAATTTGAATTATATACTCTAATCGTTATGCTTTAATATGTATATAACATGAGTACATACTATGCAGACATGCAATGGAGAAACCCTCAAGATCTTGCAGCTGAAAACTATATGATGCCTATGGGCCCTGCTGCTTATAATCCATACTGGAATGGCATGCAACCTAGCATGGGCATGGAAGGATACATGACACCATATGGTGGTCCGATGCCGTATATGGGTTATGGTCCGATGGACATGCCATTTGGGGGTCTTGGTCCACAGGACCCATTTGGTTCTCAAGGCTATATGATGCCCATGGTTCCGCCTCAGAGGTATGCATTCGACTCATGAATTTCTTAGTAAATGGGTGTGATTTTGGTGGGTTTGTGTTATGAATTCTGTTATTCAAATTAGGTATGCAAGTTAATGTTATTTTCCTTTGAAACATTACACAACCCTGTAGGTTTGTAGGTGGAATCATTGCCCTAAGTGTGTCATTATATGGTTTCAAGTTGcaatttagtaattttttttccttccttccgATCCTAAGGCCTTATTTCGTTTTAAATTTTGAACTTCATACAGGGATCTTGCGGACTTTGGTATGGGTATGAATGGCATGAATGGCATGAATGGCATGAATGGAATGAATGGGATGAATGGGATGAATGGCATGAATGGGATGAATGGCATGAATGGCATGCATGGGATGAATGGCATGCATGGACCCCCCATCATGAGCAGAGAAGAATTTGAGGCTCGGAAA encodes:
- the LOC103433001 gene encoding E3 ubiquitin ligase PARAQUAT TOLERANCE 3 isoform X1; this encodes MAVYYKFKSAKDYDSIPMDGPFIAVGILKEKIYESKHLGRGTDYDLVVTNAQTNEEYLDEGMLIPKNTSVLIRRVPGRPPMPIVTDSERKVEDEVEDTEPERTSFLAAESSATKYPGDPDWDDYGDDLYEIPEVLAVQTSYQAPDAQPTDKADEDSKIKALIDTSALEWQHQGPDSFGPGRGFGRGGRMMNGRGIGRGGGGFERKTPPQGYICHRCKVPGHYIQHCPTNGDPNFDIKRVKPPTGIPKSMLMANPDGSYKLPSGDKAVLRPNEAAFEKEIEGLPSTRSVGDLPPELHCPLCKEVMKDAVLTSKCCFKSFCDKCIRNYIMSRSVCICGATNTLADDLLPNKTLRDTINRILESGGNSSADNAGSTFHVQDMESARCPQPKIPSPTVSAASKGEEKQLPLNEEPPKIQETEDEVKPVLPQQQILDRVRTTKVVDASEATHESMSVKEPASQGSAPLVEEEVQQRMASGEAGKKRKKKKIRVPATDMQWRNPQDLAAENYMMPMGPAAYNPYWNGMQPSMGMEGYMTPYGGPMPYMGYGPMDMPFGGLGPQDPFGSQGYMMPMVPPQRDLADFGMGMNGMNGMNGMNGMNGMNGMNGMNGMNGMNGMHGMNGMHGPPIMSREEFEARKADLRRKRENERRGQGRELSKDGEYGREVSGGDVPPMKPKSKSMARSPSPDYGNHHRSHRRERPSPERRPSRDPRDLEPQPPPPPPPRPPKRNSDHHHDRERERDRDRERERDHDHDHEDGHPRHKRHRSESSLGKPSGLTTTSAKSASSIASAAAEAAADRKHKASVFSRISFPEGEVSKKRKASSSSTASAVAPSPAEEDNRSAHHHHKELSSSLANGFYEEYKSSSTAAKAASSGTGSRKTMVRAASMEYESSDDDRHFKRKPSRYEESPPQAAEQEEPYRHSRGGKDRERRQR
- the LOC103433001 gene encoding E3 ubiquitin ligase PARAQUAT TOLERANCE 3 isoform X3, with amino-acid sequence MAVYYKFKSAKDYDSIPMDGPFIAVGILKEKIYESKHLGRGTDYDLVVTNAQTNEEYLDEGMLIPKNTSVLIRRVPGRPPMPIVTDSERKVEDEVEDTEPERTSFLAAESSATKYPGDPDWDDYGDDLYEIPEVLAVQTSYQAPDAQPTDKADEDSKIKALIDTSALEWQHQGPDSFGPGRGFGRGGRMMNGRGIGRGGGGFERKTPPQGYICHRCKVPGHYIQHCPTNGDPNFDIKRVKPPTGIPKSMLMANPDGSYKLPSGDKAVLRPNEAAFEKEIEGLPSTRSVGDLPPELHCPLCKEVMKDAVLTSKCCFKSFCDKCIRNYIMSRSVCICGATNTLADDLLPNKTLRDTINRILESGGNSSADNAGSTFHVQDMESARCPQPKIPSPTVSAASKGEEKQLPLNEEPPKIQETEDEVKPVLPQQQILDRVRTTKVVDASEATHESMSVKEPASQGSAPLVEEEVQQRMASGEAGKKRKKKKIRVPATDMQWRNPQDLAAENYMMPMGPAAYNPYWNGMQPSMGMEGYMTPYGGPMPYMGYGPMDMPFGGLGPQDPFGSQGYMMPMVPPQRDLADFGMGMNGMNGMNGMNGMNGMNGMNGMNGMNGMNGMHGMNGMHGPPIMSREEFEARKADLRRKRENERRGQGRELSKDGEYGREVSGGDVPPMKPKSSMARSPSPDYGNHHRSHRRERPSPERRPSRDPRDLEPQPPPPPPPRPPKRNSDHHHDRERERDRDRERERDHDHDHEDGHPRHKRHRSESSLGKPSGLTTTSAKSASSIASAAAEAAADRKHKASVFSRISFPEGEVSKKRKASSSSTASAVAPSPAEEDNRSAHHHHKELSSSLANGFYEEYKSSSTAAKAASSGTGSRKTMVRAASMEYESSDDDRHFKRKPSRYEESPPQAAEQEEPYRHSRGGKDRERRQR
- the LOC103433001 gene encoding E3 ubiquitin ligase PARAQUAT TOLERANCE 3 isoform X2, whose product is MAVYYKFKSAKDYDSIPMDGPFIAVGILKEKIYESKHLGRGTDYDLVVTNAQTNEEYLDEGMLIPKNTSVLIRRVPGRPPMPIVTDSERKVEDEVEDTEPERTSFLAAESSATKYPGDPDWDDYGDDLYEIPEVLAVQTSYQAPDAQPTDKADEDSKIKALIDTSALEWQHQGPDSFGPGRGFGRGGRMMNGRGIGRGGGGFERKTPPQGYICHRCKVPGHYIQHCPTNGDPNFDIKRVKPPTGIPKSMLMANPDGSYKLPSGDKAVLRPNEAAFEKEIEGLPSTRSVGDLPPELHCPLCKEVMKDAVLTSKCCFKSFCDKCIRNYIMSRSVCICGATNTLADDLLPNKTLRDTINRILESGGNSSADNAGSTFHVQDMESARCPQPKIPSPTVSAASKGEEKQLPLNEEPPKIQETEDEVKPVLPQQQILDRVRTTKVVDASEATHESMSVKEPASQGSAPLVEEEVQQRMASGEAGKKRKKKKIRVPATDMQWRNPQDLAAENYMMPMGPAAYNPYWNGMQPSMGMEGYMTPYGGPMPYMGYGPMDMPFGGLGPQDPFGSQGYMMPMVPPQRDLADFGMGMNGMNGMNGMNGMNGMNGMNGMNGMNGMNGMHGMNGMHGPPIMSREEFEARKADLRRKRENERRGQGELSKDGEYGREVSGGDVPPMKPKSKSMARSPSPDYGNHHRSHRRERPSPERRPSRDPRDLEPQPPPPPPPRPPKRNSDHHHDRERERDRDRERERDHDHDHEDGHPRHKRHRSESSLGKPSGLTTTSAKSASSIASAAAEAAADRKHKASVFSRISFPEGEVSKKRKASSSSTASAVAPSPAEEDNRSAHHHHKELSSSLANGFYEEYKSSSTAAKAASSGTGSRKTMVRAASMEYESSDDDRHFKRKPSRYEESPPQAAEQEEPYRHSRGGKDRERRQR